The region AACCTCGGTGAATCCGGTAAAGGATTAGGAATTCTATTAAATCAAAATAAAATCAAAAAAGGGATCGGGTCTTATTTTACAAGTAACCGCGATGTCGGTGATAAATATCAAAATGGAGAAATTGAGCTGCAATTGCTTCCGCAGGGGACATTGGCTGAGTCCATGCGTGCAGGCGGCGCTGGAATCGGCGGTTATTATACAAAAACTGGTGTTGGTACGCAGCTTGCTGAAGGGAAAGAAGAGCGCGAAATCAATGGGGTTAATTATGTTTTTGAACCTGCGCTTACTGCAAATGTTGCCTTAATCAGAGCGCATAAAGCGGATACTTTCGGCAATCTTGTTTATTACAAAACGGCTCAAAATTTCAATCCTGTCATGGCTACAGCTTCTGATATCGTTATTGTCGAAATAGATGAGATCGTTCAACCAGGCGAGCTTTCACCAGAGGAAATTGTTACACCTCATTTATATGTTGATTATATTGTTGAAGCACAGCAAGTATTGACAAAG is a window of Pueribacillus theae DNA encoding:
- a CDS encoding CoA transferase subunit A gives rise to the protein MSKIKSNVQEALSCIKNGDTIMVGGFGLIGAPLTLIDGLTKKDVKDLTIISNNLGESGKGLGILLNQNKIKKGIGSYFTSNRDVGDKYQNGEIELQLLPQGTLAESMRAGGAGIGGYYTKTGVGTQLAEGKEEREINGVNYVFEPALTANVALIRAHKADTFGNLVYYKTAQNFNPVMATASDIVIVEIDEIVQPGELSPEEIVTPHLYVDYIVEAQQVLTKEGVVQK